Proteins from a genomic interval of Xanthomonas sp. AM6:
- a CDS encoding methyl-accepting chemotaxis protein — protein MFGNLKIATRIGLSFGVVLLLMLGMGIFAMLQMNKINQASTDIAGNWMPSIRNIEEMTGRFNQLRLYELQHVINRAPAEMQDYDIRMQQVADAFAKNRQTYAKLISTPEERAIYEDFSKKFDRYLELHKQVLDLSHQQKKDEALALLNGEQRQIYRGTADSLAKLVELNTNGGEAASSAADVLYASSRTLIISAIALSVLLGIGVSVFIVRSLSKLLGGEPAYVAEIANAVARGEIDLDVRTRSGDTSSALYAIRTMVERLKAIINGQRQAVAAANRGDFSQRVSLDGLAGFQRDMGQGINDLMSTTGDSIRDVVRVMGAMADGDLTQNIDKHYDGAYAEMKNYVNDTIARLSQVVNEVNGSAEALASASEEVSSTAQALSQAASEQAAGVEETSAAIEQMTASIGQNTENAKVTDGMASKASSQAMDGGESVRATVQAMKQIAQKIGIIDDIAYQTNLLALNAAIEAARAGEHGKGFAVVAAEVRKLAERAQVAAQEIGDVAGSSVELAENAGKLLDEMVPSIKRTSDLVQEITAASEEQASGVNQINTAIGQLNQTTQQAASNSEELAATAEEMSGQAEQLQQLMSFFKLGGTPSRPAHRAAPAAAARRPAQAARAPARKPLARFAESHLALAGDAPDEAHFETF, from the coding sequence ATGTTCGGAAACTTGAAAATCGCGACCCGTATCGGCTTGAGCTTCGGGGTGGTGCTGTTGCTGATGCTCGGGATGGGCATCTTTGCCATGCTGCAGATGAACAAGATCAACCAGGCCTCCACCGATATCGCCGGCAACTGGATGCCCAGCATCCGCAACATCGAGGAAATGACCGGCCGCTTCAACCAGCTGCGCCTGTACGAACTGCAGCACGTCATCAACCGCGCTCCGGCCGAAATGCAGGACTACGACATCCGCATGCAGCAGGTGGCGGACGCCTTCGCCAAGAACCGGCAGACCTACGCCAAGCTGATCTCCACGCCGGAGGAGCGCGCGATCTACGAGGACTTCTCCAAGAAGTTCGACCGCTACCTGGAACTGCACAAGCAGGTCCTGGATCTTTCGCACCAGCAAAAGAAGGACGAGGCGCTGGCCTTGCTCAACGGCGAACAGCGCCAGATCTATCGCGGCACCGCCGATTCGCTGGCCAAGCTGGTCGAGCTCAACACCAACGGCGGCGAAGCCGCGAGCAGCGCCGCCGACGTGCTCTACGCCAGCTCGCGCACGCTGATCATCTCGGCGATCGCGCTGTCGGTCCTGCTCGGCATCGGCGTCTCGGTGTTCATCGTGCGCTCCCTGAGCAAATTGCTCGGCGGCGAGCCGGCCTACGTGGCCGAGATCGCCAACGCCGTGGCCCGCGGCGAGATCGACCTGGACGTGCGGACCCGTAGCGGCGATACCAGCAGCGCGCTGTATGCGATCCGCACCATGGTGGAACGGCTCAAGGCGATCATCAACGGCCAGCGGCAGGCGGTCGCCGCCGCCAACCGCGGCGACTTCTCGCAGCGCGTCTCGCTCGACGGCCTGGCCGGCTTCCAACGCGACATGGGCCAGGGCATCAACGATCTGATGAGCACCACCGGCGACAGCATCCGCGACGTGGTGCGGGTGATGGGCGCGATGGCCGACGGCGACCTGACCCAGAACATCGACAAGCACTACGACGGCGCCTACGCGGAGATGAAGAACTACGTCAACGACACCATCGCGCGCCTGTCGCAGGTGGTCAACGAGGTCAACGGCAGCGCCGAAGCGCTGGCCAGCGCCTCGGAGGAAGTCAGCTCCACCGCGCAGGCGCTGAGCCAGGCCGCCAGCGAGCAGGCCGCCGGCGTGGAAGAGACCAGCGCGGCGATCGAGCAGATGACCGCCTCGATCGGGCAGAACACCGAGAACGCCAAGGTCACCGACGGCATGGCCAGCAAGGCCTCCAGCCAGGCGATGGACGGCGGCGAGTCGGTCCGCGCCACGGTGCAGGCGATGAAGCAGATCGCGCAGAAGATCGGCATCATCGACGACATCGCCTACCAGACCAACCTGCTGGCGCTGAACGCGGCCATCGAGGCGGCGCGCGCCGGCGAGCACGGCAAGGGCTTCGCCGTGGTGGCCGCGGAAGTGCGCAAGCTGGCCGAGCGCGCCCAGGTGGCCGCGCAGGAGATCGGCGACGTCGCCGGCTCCAGCGTCGAACTGGCCGAGAACGCCGGCAAGCTGCTGGACGAGATGGTGCCGTCGATCAAGCGCACCTCCGACCTGGTGCAGGAAATCACCGCGGCCTCCGAAGAGCAGGCCTCGGGCGTCAACCAGATCAACACCGCGATCGGCCAGCTCAATCAGACCACCCAGCAGGCCGCGTCCAACTCCGAGGAACTGGCCGCCACCGCCGAGGAGATGAGCGGCCAGGCCGAGCAGCTGCAGCAGCTGATGAGCTTCTTCAAGCTCGGCGGCACGCCGTCGCGGCCGGCGCACCGCGCCGCGCCGGCGGCGGCCGCGCGCAGGCCGGCGCAGGCTGCCCGTGCGCCCGCGCGCAAGCCGCTGGCGCGCTTCGCCGAGAGCCATCTCGCGCTGGCCGGCGACGCGCCGGACGAAGCCCATTTCGAAACCTTCTGA
- a CDS encoding chemotaxis protein CheW, whose product MTAHESSVPFGGTDLAPDQFLTFLLGKEMFGVGILGIKEIIEYRTPTDVPMMPPALRGVINLRGAVVPVVDLQQRFGRAASEVTKRTCIVIVEVANGNERQVLGLLVDAVSEVLEIAAADIAPAPAFGAGIRREFIHGMGKVGERFVILLDADAALSTQEFVAMAGIEPGVEAGIAA is encoded by the coding sequence ATGACCGCACACGAATCTTCCGTGCCGTTCGGTGGCACCGACCTGGCGCCCGACCAGTTCCTGACCTTCCTGCTCGGCAAGGAGATGTTCGGGGTCGGCATCCTCGGCATCAAGGAAATCATCGAGTACCGCACGCCGACCGACGTGCCGATGATGCCGCCGGCGCTGCGCGGGGTGATCAACCTGCGCGGCGCGGTGGTGCCGGTGGTGGACCTGCAGCAGCGCTTCGGCCGCGCCGCCAGCGAGGTCACCAAGCGCACCTGCATCGTCATCGTCGAAGTCGCCAACGGCAACGAACGCCAGGTGCTGGGGCTGCTGGTGGACGCGGTCAGCGAAGTGCTGGAGATCGCCGCCGCCGACATCGCCCCGGCCCCGGCCTTCGGCGCCGGCATCCGCCGCGAGTTCATCCACGGCATGGGCAAGGTCGGCGAGCGCTTCGTGATCCTGCTCGATGCCGATGCGGCGCTGTCCACCCAGGAGTTCGTCGCCATGGCCGGCATCGAGCCGGGCGTGGAGGCGGGCATCGCCGCCTGA